A region from the Manihot esculenta cultivar AM560-2 chromosome 13, M.esculenta_v8, whole genome shotgun sequence genome encodes:
- the LOC110629534 gene encoding transcription factor bHLH62, protein MESEFFLNAGIPPPPLHFEPNFTSALPTWHSLSSAMEMQGNELYCSTEQSPDCFSAPNWEKSTDQCLNFDSALSSMVSSPAASNSNLSSDGIMIRELIGKLGNINPGEISPHSQPMLAASYITPGNNSTNNSCYSTPLNSPPKLNLPPLDKFSKENLNFPSLGKPMALNSSVAEFTADPGFAERAARFSCFGSRSFNGRSSQFGLNNAELAYKSNQLMGNGKLPRVSSTPSLMVIGSQKGNNSSLQDRSELANSSQSSLSEQNPTGESAMKVSCELNSKKRKSVSRGKAKESQPNSTPPANSAKDAEIENNSNSKRSKPNEGKGNEKTAVKAEEDQKGSDGDEKQTKNNNSKPPEPPKDYIHVRARRGQATDSHSLAERVRREKISERMKLLQDLVPGCNKVTGKALMLDEIINYVQSLQRQVEFLSMKLASVNTTRLDFNMDTLNSKDIFQSTNQLQNPIFPIDSSATAIFGHQLQQNPALHSNIANGTVTQCSVVPLDTGLCQTLNMQLPPLEGFNHNDPQYPTFCEDDLQTIVQMGFGQNLNQETTLQAHNFTGPNQVSHMKTEL, encoded by the exons ATGGAGAGTGAGTTCTTTTTGAATGCAGGAATCCCTCCACCGCCATTGCATTTTGAGCCAAATTTCACCTCTGCATTGCCAACTTGGCACTCACTTTCTTCCGCCATGGAAATGCAAGGTAATGAACTTTATTGTTCCACTGAGCAGTCACCTGATTGCTTCTCTGCTCCCAACTGGGAAAAGTCAACGGATCAATGTCTCAACTTTGACTCTGCTCTGAGTTCAATGGTGTCCTCGCCGGCGGCTTCCAATTCTAACTTATCCAGCGACGGTATTATGATCAGGGAACTCATTGGAAAATTGGGAAACATCAACCCTGGAGAGATCTCCCCGCATTCTCAGCCTATGTTGGCAGCTTCATATATTACCCCTGGAAACAACAGCACCAACAATTCCTGTTATAGTACTCCACTGAATTCACCACCCAAGCTGAATTTGCCTCCGTTGGATAAATTTTCCAaggaaaatttgaattttcccAGCTTGGGGAAGCCAATGGCTTTGAATTCCAGTGTGGCAGAATTCACAGCTGATCCTGGATTCGCTGAGAGAGCTGCGAGGTTCTCTTGCTTTGGCAGCAGGAGTTTCAATGGCAGAAGCAGCCAATTTGGGCTGAACAATGCAGAACTTGCTTATAAAAGCAATCAATTAATGGGAAATGGCAAGTTGCCTCGAGTTTCTAGTACTCCTTCTCTCATGGTGATTGGATCTCAAAAAGGGAACAATTCTTCATTGCAGGATCGATCTGAATTGGCAAATTCTTCTCAGTCCTCCTTATCTGAACAAAACCCAACTGGGGAATCTGCTATGAAGGTCTCCTGTGAGTTGAATTCCAAGAAAAGAAAATCAGTTTCCAGAGGAAAAGCAAAAGAATCGCAGCCAAACTCAACCCCACCAGCCAATTCAGCTAAG GATGCAGAAATTGAAAACAATTCAAATTCAAAACGAAGCAAGCCAAATGAAGGAAAGGGAAATGAAAAAACTGCTGTTAAAGCAGAGGAAGATCAGAAGGGAAGCGACGGAGATGAGAAACAAACGAAGAATAACAACTCAAAGCCTCCAGAGCCGCCGAAGGACTACATTCATGTCAGAGCAAGAAGAGGTCAAGCCACTGACAGTCACAGCCTAGCTGAAAGG GTTCGAAGAGAGAAAATCAGTGAAAGAATGAAGCTCCTTCAAGATCTTGTACCAGGTTGCAATAAG GTCACCGGCAAAGCTCTTATGCTtgatgaaattataaattatgtgcAGTCATTGCAACGCCAAGTGGag TTTCTCTCCATGAAGTTGGCTTCTGTGAATACCACCAGGCTGGATTTCAACATGGATACCCTCAATTCAAAAGAT ATATTTCAATCAACAAACCAATTGCAAAATCCAATATTCCCAATAGATTCCTCGGCAACAGCCATTTTTGGCCACCAACTTCAGCAAAATCCAGCACTACACAGCAACATTGCTAATGGGACAGTGACCCAATGCTCTGTGGTCCCATTAGATACTGGCTTATGCCAAACCCTCAATATGCAGTTACCCCCACTTGAAGGATTTAACCATAATGACCCTCag TATCCAACATTCTGCGAGGATGATCTCCAAACCATTGTTCAGATGGGTTTTGGTCAGAATCTGAACCAGGAAACAACATTGCAGGCACACAACTTTACTg GTCCAAATCAAGTTTCCCACATGAAAACAGAGCTGTAG